GCAAGATATTTATTAAAGCCTCTAATGATTAcgaaaaaaataaggaaaaggttttttttccttaCAAAACGACCATTTGTACAAACCCACCCCATGTTAGTCTGTATCcttgaggaaaaaaatgttggtttctcTCCTCCACTGTAAACGAAGAATCCAAAAATAGAGCAAAGTCTTGatgaatggaaataaaagatgGCCCTGTTCGACAACAGGAAAATGActtcaaaacatctgtttacaaacTTTTATACAACTTGTGCACTCTCATGCAAGTCTTAACACTTTctaaacacatgcatttttgctAAAACATCAACAGTTAGAAAAACTTTCAGACTGGTCCCAGACTCGCAGGGATGAATAGCGTGCACAGTACGAGAAATGCACAAGTGTTTAAAATAGCAAAGTTTTGGTGAAAATGTATGGGTTTGGAAGTATTAAGCATACAGCTGACAAATAAAGTTTATATTGCATGTGTTCTGTGAGATGTTTGGATATAGTTTTGCTGTTGAACACAGCTCCCATTTACttcaattcattttattgtttttaaattcttCAATCATTGTGAAGGCTTGCAGAAATAACACGTTTTCCTCGAGAATTTGAGTAACACAGTGTGtcattgatatacaaatgataATTTTAAAGTTTTCTAATTTGTTGAATTGATAACCTGTGATAGTTGTATACAATTTAGAACAGTCCCTACTAATCATAATTCACTTAAACTCTAGTGTTTTTGGATCCCCAGTTCAAAAATAGCATTTATGCCGAACCAAAGATCTGTGCCAGTAAAACTCTTCAGCCCTACAGGAGATTAGGAGTTAAGCATTTTTCGGTACTGTGAGAGATGTTGGTTTTGGAATTGACAAGAAAACCAGAGTATTCCAGTAAACAGCAGGGCCACCATGCCTGGACcaaagaaagaagagaacagTATTTAGAGGAGTTCAAGAAGTCTTTCTTGACAGTAAAGTATTCATTAGTATCTTAATAAAAAAGGATAACCACAATATTAccattttatcttttaaaaacagcttGGTCTCCACGCATTACCTCTACAGGACTACCAAACATTTGCAGTACACTATCGGCTTAAACACAGTGTTGTCCACACAGGCGGGAAAGTCAATACTTGTGTCTGAACCGCGTGTCATCTGCCATCCCACAGTGACCGCTACAACTACAGAGTGGAGCTGGGTAAACACAGCCTGCGGTCCAGCGAGGAGGGCTCGATAGCTCGCAGGGCAGCCACAATTATCAGTCACGAGGATTACAACACCATGCTCAGCcggtaacacacactcaaacagctCAATAACACCTAAGGAGTCCTGGTGAAGAGCAGAATCAGCAGGACGCCATGTGTTAGCAGAGTATCAGTTCACTGTTGACGCAGCAAACCATCGATTTGTTGTCATTACTTCTtcactgtgagtgtgttgtttgtCTTCGGCAGTAACGACATCGCCCTTATCAAGCTGTCTTCCCCCGTCACCTTCTCTGACACCATCATGCCCGCCTGCCTCCCAGCCCGAGGCGTGGTCCTGCCCCACGGTGCCCCCTGCTACGTCAGCGGCTGGGGTCGGCTCTCCAGTGAGTGAAAGCACCTCTGCAGAATCAATCTGAATTGCAAATTTCCTCACTGGACTTATTGAAAGTCTGCTAGAGGTGTTGAGTCAGGGTTTGTGCACATGTCACTCAATGTAGGTCAAATACTGAAGTCAAAGCAAAAGATATCTCACAGGAATTAATTGGTCTAATACCAACTTAAACCATACATGTGGGGTTTAAGTTACTACCAAAATACCAACTGAAAAGATAATCATATTTTGATATAAATAATGTGTAAGTACAGGAAACTGGCAGTGGGTAGAAACAATGCATCATTAAGTAATGGAAATTGTCCATTTAATACTACCACACAAGTTATATCACTGTGAGATCAATTCTGTTCAAAATGGAATCAACAATTGGCCATGTATATAGTActttacaaaatgaatgaagaCATAGTATGTGATGGTCATATAAGATTCTAATATTTTACCAAAATGTAAGGACCTGAGCACTCTTTGGAAGAGTGTAAAGATTTAGTTAGAAGTTTCGACTCAGGGGAGAGTTTTTTGTATCAAAGCTGTCTGTAAAGTTGTTCTATACACAGCTATAAATGGTAGAGTGTATAATCCAGTTTAGCACTCGGAATATCATTAATTTAGGTACAAAATGAAATCATCTGGCTCTCCCTTGGACACTATCTGTAACAGCAAAACATTATCTCCCAGCAGCACTCCACCTGTCCCCTGAGTAAACCTCCCTGTAAAGCAAAATCTCATTTCCTACCCGAGCTAAGCCTGTTTCTCCCCCACAGCTAGCGGTCCTGCAGCAGACATCCTGCAGCAGGCTCTGCTCCCTGTGGTCGGCCAAGAGACCTGCTCACAGCCCGACTGGTGGAGCGTCCTGGCAACGGACAAGATGGTCTGTGCTGGAGGGGACGGCATCACGGCTGGCTGTAATGTGAGTTCACACAGGAAAGTTATCTGATGATCAAACAGTAAACAGGGTAACTGCCCTTTTCTAGAGATTATTTTCCAGGACAGTGATGATCTGTCTGGTATAGCAGACAGCGATTGCACAATTCCCTCATATTTTCCTCTTGTTGTTTTGACCCTGGCTTCTTATTCAATATTATCCAACTCTTTCAACAATGCCTAACACACTTTTGTATCCATTACAGAGGTGGATCACAAACCCTTTTCCTTTACAGTCAAAACAAGCTGGCAGCACATCAATGTTAACTGGGTGAATCTAACATGCTAACCAAATTAACATTGTTAAACTGTTTAAAGCAGAgatgtccaaactttttttcactgagggccacatacaaaTATACGAAGGGCTGGCagctcactagaggtgaggtatattaACTGAaaggttaagttataagttagcaaaatcaatcaaatgtaggtcaattgtgtttgatacttgaatatgctataagaaaaaaacaaccttcatGTCcaaagggtttcatttattgtgttacaaaaagagttggcagctcattcttTGAAACCGAATCCGCAGATTGCatataataaggggaaatatgaagaaatacaatataagacaagtaCAACTTCCATGTGTGAGCCACATtccattgtatttttttaatttgctgaGAGCCGATTCAAAATCGACCACtggctgcatttggcccccgggcaaTAGTTTGGAAACCAGTAGTTTAAAGCAATTGGGGAAGATAGCAACATTATGCCATGGCATCCAACTTGCCTGTGCTACCATATGAGGTGACATGGAGGTAGTGTTTACAGTGTTTCAACAACATAACAAGGAGCGGTTCAATTCAAAATAGGTTGCTTTTGACAATGAACTACCATTTGAACATTAAGATGATTATGACCATAACTTAATCCGTGTCAGATGGCAGTAGAGTGAGTTTTGGGAAGTTATGATGGAAAATATGGAAGTTTATTCTGAGCTAAAgttaaataacacaatgttgaaataataaacaacactaGAGGCAATACTTTCCAGGAATTTGTACTTTTTCCTCTCATTTTGAAGATGGGTCAACCGTTCCTGAGCAATGAGTCATGTAATTTGTATAATTTCCATTTAGCACAGTATAAAACTCAATGAGGAAGATTAAAGGAAAAGACTTGTGTAAAAGAACAGTTCATGATTAAAAAGTGATCACTAGTAGTCGTACCTTCTTAGTGTCTGTGTATGAGCTGCTGTCCAATAGTGTGCGTGCTGACCTGCAGGGAGACTCTGGTGGGCCCCTGAACTGCCAGAACCCAGATGGCTCCTGGGTCGTCCACGGCGCCGTAAGCTTTGGCTCCGGTCAAGGCTGCAATGTCCTCCAGAAGCCGACAGTCTTCACAAAAATCAACTCCTACATCGACTGGATCAACACAGTAaggaacattttcattttgtgattACTTGCCAGCATAAACAATGTCACCTGAAGCAAACAAAAGCCTTGGTTtccaaaaacaggaagtgtattgtaattgtgtttaatgttgtttactCTGCAGGCTATGACCCACTACTGAAGAAGTTATTCAAGTGCTTCTGTCAGCAATAAGGACAACAGTGATTAATGTGTTTCTCATTTTCCTCctagcaaataaaataaaatgtactctTCTTCAGTCAAGGAATCAGTgctgtaaagtacatttaatgttgaggtacttgttctttacttaagtatttaaacgttgtgctactttgtacttctactccacaacaATTAAGAGGTTAATAGTGTACTTTTAGTCCacaattttgttttaatacctttagttactttacagattttgataaatgatgtgaaatataatcaacacttaaatcagattTTAGTTACCCCTGGAATGAATTCAATCTACCTTGAGGAAAtaagtcattaaaactttagCTGCATCTTTATcagctttgataacattttaatgcatcaacaattataatcaaaacatatcatatatatattattttgagatgtacttttatttttggtactttaagtatattttgatgctaatatttttgtacttttacttgagtaacattttgattgcaggactttgaACGGAATATTcgtacactctggtacttctatttttacttaagtacaatatctaAGTACATCTCCCACCTCTTAAGCGAATGCAAAGACTTTGTTTGTTAAGGCAAAGCTGAAGAACTGTCCATGCCTTGGACACttaacagcctttttttttttaacgttgcCATGCAGGGGCCTTGACAACTAGAAAGCCTTCAGACGGTTCTTAGCTTACAGCGCAGTAGCTGCATATTAACTAAGCATTTGTGAACAGTAACAAAGTTAGAAATGGTGGTTAAATGTTCAGGGGATTATACAAGTCAACATTGTATTGTACACACAAGTGTAGTAATCACGGCAAAATACACTTCTTAAACACCTTGAGTAATTAACAAATACttccttttatttctcattaaatattcatgagATACATTTGTTTAACTCTTCAAAGAAAAACTCTTATTTTCCACAAACAAATATAGAATTAGCATAGAAAAGCACAGTTTCACAGTACATATAAAAGAAATATGGATTTAAGTAGTAAAAAAGCAATGATAAATGAACAGCATGTGTTCTAGACACTCGTAAAACAGGAAGGGACTGACTTCTAAATGATCATCcatgtaaaacatgttgactACACAGTTATATAAAAATCAATCATGTAAATAAATGGTCTTGTACAAAATGAGGTACGATGACTATGTCGACAGTACTGACTAAAGAATAAAGGCCTGATAACTGTGCTTTTTTCTACCtggaaatatataatatgacCAGCTGAAAATGATTGAGGAGCGTTTCTGCATTAACTACATTACTCAAACACATGGTGTAGATGTAGTTGATGAAGTCACTGATGTAAAGGGACTTATATATGatgaaataaaagaggaaacaatCTTTAGTTCAACATTTaaactttcatttgaatgtctGGTAAATCGTAGATTGACAGGTAATAATGAAATAGTGCACGGCGTTTGATCTCAAGCCACTTCCCTGAACAGTTTTTCTCTGTTCTGCTTCATTCTCTGCATACTTCTGAGTGAAATCAGCCCCACTGTGGTCAGACGAATGGGggtgagcgagtgagtgagcAATAGCTGCTGTTGTTATCTTGCAGCTGCACAGTCAAAGAGTCTTTCTGCTGGCAGAGTGCGGCAAACAAGCAGGGGAGAGAAGCAGACTACACTACTGCCTTCACAGTGCCACAGTGTTCACCATGGCTACAGGGAGAAGGCTTCAACTATTCAATGGCTCGTTCTATTATGCTCTcacctccttccttctctttttaAACACTGCATTGGAGGAGCAACATCAGAGCTCAGGTTCAGTCATACAAtgccttttgaaatgtttttggagAAGCAGCAGTGTTGTTATGAACACAAAAGGCACTACACTTCAGGGTGTGCAACTGTTGGGCAAACTCAGTCTCCTGCAGGGGGTTAGCAGAGGCACTCCTTAAAGACTCATGAAATTAGACCgtctataaataaaaaaattcagCCATTAAATTAATCACAGTCCCCTCCCATTATCTCACTAACTGACAGGTAGTTTACATTTCCtaatgtctgtttgtttgcacaCTCAGACTCTAAAGACCATTGTTTAGGTTTTTGTTTCAGCAGACTTATGGCTGAGTCTCATGAGAAATGCGAAAGAGATCCAAGATAAATGAGTTAAAAGTAAGGAGGGTTTAGCAAGCTAAAGACACATCTATGTTTCCTTGAGTTGCTTGAAACCAAACCagagttaaaaataaatctggtaCTTTCATTTCTCACTTACCTGGAAACAAGACTCTTATAGCATGCTAATCTCGTTCTACAGTTAGCCAGCATTTACTAACGTGTTAgcaatgaaacaataaaaaggaTGAGCTGATGTTGAGTTTGTTTAAGCATCTTTGTGCCTTTTAGAGGTCAAAATGCCTTACTACAGCTTTAAGAAGTAAAAATACTATTTCATGATGCATGTTTTAGAACAAATGACACCTGATTTTGGAACAGcttatcaaaaaacacaaccttAGAGAAGGGACAGATTTAGTGAGGCCTACCACATCATGTCAAGCCAGCTGAGCACATATTACAATGTCACCGTGAAGCATACATTTGGTAAACCGCTGGTAGTAATCCAAGGCCTCCCAGGGTGGAACACTGCCCAAACAGCACCTACTTCCCAAGATGAGTGACCTGCACATATCTATTTAAGTTTGCATACAAATCCTCACAATAACCGCTAAACGATGTCCTATGATCTCTTTCACCGCCCACTCACCTCCTAACAAAGAACCTAAAGACGAGCATAATCAGACAATGACATGAAGTAAACTGCATTTGGTGTGTGCATTTAGTCCATAGTGCCATAGTTGGAAAGAATCTGTCACACTGAGGGAGGTTCCAGCAAGTTTGTGTTTCACTGTCCGTTTCAGAGAAGTGAAAAATATAAAGGTTTCTCTGTTCTGTGCTTCAGAGTGATGTGGCACGCAGTGATAAGTTAGAACAAAACAGTGtcttataaaaatgtttcactgaGAATGGGCTGCAGGAAGAGCCCTCTTCAAGTCTTGGTTTAAAAACCGCAGATCCAGATCCACAAAAGGAAATCATGGAGGATTCCAGGAAAGTCAGTAGATTGTTTTAAACACGATCAGCTTTATATTAAATCGGAGGCACTTTATCCTCATACTGCGGCGGAGGGGTAAGCGGTTCTATACTGAATCCAGCTGCCGGCTGAGAGTTATCAATGTTCTTCATGTGCAGCTTCTCAGATTTAATCCTGCGGATCTTGATCGGGAGGAGCTTGCGGCTATTTTTCCCAGCTCTGCGATTTGAtgaggaagcagcagcagggggagCCGTTGCGGGCTGTGATCCGGGAggtgtgacctctgacccctcaAATTCATACTGTAACCCGTCAACTTGGACAAGGTCATCGTAGGACGGCAGTTGGGAGGGGCTTGGGCGGAGGCTGCTCTGACTGACAGGATACTGGCCACTGCCCACGACCTCTTCGTAGCTGGGGACGGCGTACCGCTGGGCCTGCTCCTCGGCACtgcagacatttaaagaaacatataGACAAGAATGAGACACATGGACAACTTTGCGAAATCTGTCAGGTTCTGCGCTTGATCTTAAAAGGGAGAGGGGGataattaataatacatttagttatcATTAtataatatgaatacaaatattttaagttAATTTAATGCCTGTGTAACACTCCTTCTCAGTTCTccttcttattattattctatgAAAGTGACTGTTATGTTGCATATGGTTTCATTTTGGTCTCCTCCAAAATTACTGTCAAAGCGCCCCTGCtagtctgttatttttttttattagaaccCATAGCAAAAatctattaaataaataatttaaaaactgcataAGTGGAATTGGAACACCAACACAGCTGTATAGCTttgggtatttaaaaaaaaaaagcactagTTGAAAATGCAATGATATTAAGTAAATAGCAAATAATTGACAGACAAAGTCATGAAAATTCCGCAAGCTAAAATTAAACATTGGTAAAATAGGAGGCATATGTGCTTTGTGCTTTTGATGAAAAGGATACTAGACCTTGTTATCAATATCATGGATTCAAATAATGGGAAATGTTACCCACCCAAAAAAATCTGTTAATTATATTTCTGACCagacaaaataatattcaaaataaataaaacaaatgcaccAGCAAAATATTCTCACAGGCACAGGATTTGCCGTTTACATAATGTTCAACAgacataacaacaacaaaagctggactcACTTTTCTCTCTCCACCTGCTCCCGAGCTGCCACTCTGTGGTTCTGAGCCTCCTGCAGCATGAGCTGCTCCCGCTGTTTGTTCCTCATCCCCAGACACaaggacagcagcagcatgacCACCCCGGAGCCCACCAACACAAAGGCCACGGAGGACGCTTTGTGTTTCCTTCCGCTCATACCACTCTCCTCTCCTGAATCGATGCTGCTACTGTTTCCAGCCGTTTCTGCAGGTACCACGCTCCAAACAATCATCACAATGCCCAGGGCAACAAGCCCAACGCCCAGAGCACAGAGTGCATACTGGGAACCTGAGTTTCCAGTGTtttcactgctgctgttgttattgttgttgttgctgttgttgctgccaGCACCTCCTCTTCCAACTGCGCTTGGTGGTACATCCACACTGGAACGCATCTTCTCAGTCCCAAACTTTCAGTAAGAACGGCTGCAGTGAGGTCAGAAGCTGTAGAGAGAAGTAAATGTGAGAAAGCATAccacagaacaaaacagaaacttaACTTCATTGTTTTGTCATTTGACTTCACAATGAGCAGGTATGTGAAGTGGTATGACTCTCTTCAGTCCAGTTATGAAATGAAGAACAGATCCTGTTGCTACCGCCcaggtatttatttttattttttatcagaaCCAACCCCTTTTACAGGAAAAATGACGGAACATAAAATTACCTTACTAAATGTTTTCTGAGAATAGGTAATGGTAAATGGTAAAAAATTAACAGACGACTTGCATTTCAAAGTCACTTGTTACCCATTGTCAACACATTACAAGGGTAGATAAGGACTTCTACTTCATGGCTAccgtaaaataaaacaataagagTTATGGGGTTTTTTGCACACAGTAAAAGGATTCTCAGTAATGCAGTGAGCATGACCAATCAGCATACTTGCACATCCACTGCATACTTGGAACACATACAGGCCATTGATCACCGGGCTAACCTGCAGTGTTACTGTTGTATCTTTGCAAAATCAGGGAATACATGAAGACTGCTGGGAGCTGTTAGCATAGGTCAGGCAAgaagccaaagaaaaaaaacatttataaataaccCTTTTGATAATTCAATAACACCACTCAATTATCCTTGAATCCACCCACAAAGTATGTCCGTTTTTACACTGCAAACATGCCCAGACCTGCTGGGAGTGAGGGGAACAGCTTGAAGAAGGTAAACCCCAGCTCCAATTTAGGAATACCCTCTCAGTGAGGAATGCATGGCATGGAAATGGATTATGCTTATTATGGCAACTGCCCAGCCTGGACACACGTGGACATCCCTTAGCAGCCTGTTGAGAAATACTGAGGGACATTTATGTGAAGTTATCACATATTATTGACTTGTTTGGGGCGTGTTGCCCTGCACCCTAAAGGTTATATTTCACCAGATGACAGGTTTTACAGTGAAGTTAGTAACACATTGACTTTCCCGctattaaaaatgtcatttcctCCCACAAAGCCTCCTGTACAACATGTAGCTAATGTGCGATTTCTAAATCGAAATAGTTCGGCAACCATCTGTTTATCTTATTTCACTCTTAAACACTTTAGCTTGGGTCACACTTTACGCGTAATAAACTAAAGGAAACTATATTTGAGTGTCAAAATGTCAAGTAGCATTACATTATCATAATAAACGTGTTTAACCGTTGTTTTGCTAACATAGCGTGCAGTGTCTGATGGGTTAACACACTGGGTGGGTTGCTTACGTTGACCACACCAGGATACGTAAAGCAGCGCGACAAAAACTTTCCAGAAGCTTTACAAACTTTGATAATATGTAACTTTTAGTAACACTTCAGCAACACAAAAAGTGGTAAATGCAGCGAAGGGGTAAACCGGCTTTACACTCACCTTGGCATCGTTTGACGATAAGCTACAGATTTGTATTTCCTCAAAGCAGGGAGGTGTGGCGTTTATTTCCAAAATCTTCCGACAATGATGAGTGTGCGTGAAATAATTGATGAAAAATAAGCATTTAAGGGTCAGGAACTTTCCTTCGGAGACCGATGGGCCcagcagacagagggaggagacgaggaggagggggaggaggaggagggggctcACTGCTGCACTTCCAGTTTCTTTAACCCTTTCGCTGTCGAGTTTATtgatggatggagagaaagaaTGTGTGGAAATATTGCCGGTATTTTACCCCTAACGAATTGGCTATAGTCCTACTTGTCTTTAGTCAAACCTTTTTAGTTTTAACCTTAAAACAAGCCATATGATTTGCAGTGATTTGCAGTTAACAGCCGGAAAAATAAACTCCAAGATTTAGAACAAAATGATAGAAATATCCTATACTTTCCTGTAAAGTACTATGTAATTCGGCACAATGCACATAGGCAACATTATGTACATCGCACACCAATACCAATATCATTAACGATGGGTCAGTGTATTCAGGAAATAAAGTCAACTGCTTATTGTATCATCTAATAGCTTATTGGTTATCTTATCACACCATCATTACGATGCTTTTACTCTACATAATTCAGTTCAGAAGATGACATTTGTAGTTTTCGAAACATGTAGCATTCCACCAGCTActgcaagacaaaaaaaaatcctctttggTGAGGCATCGTAGGGGGATTTTTGGTAATGTACTTATTCTGAATCCCAGAGTGGAATATTTGTGTTAGTCACTGGAGGCCACTCTGAAAAATGTTAGGCCTACACACAGACATGTCACTATGTTGTACGTCATACCTCACGCGACAATAATTGTACTTCCTCTTTGTGAATGTAGGCCTACCACCTATTCGCTGTCTCTCCTTTAGAGCCCTTTGGCAGACCCAACCTCAGGGTCCCACCCTGCCGACATTCACATGACACAGACGGTGATTTACACATACTAACGTCTCTGTGGTTGCTCTTGTGTTGATGAGTTTACACATTGCAGAAGAGTTACACAAGACAGTAAAATGGGCTACACTTGGCCCTCTTGTTTGTCCGTGTCCTCCTCTGGATCTGCCTGCTAGGATAATGAGGACTGGACTATTTCACAATAATGGCAAAACCATTCCCAACCTCTTATTGTTACTTCTGTTGTTCTGGGCTCTGGGGAGGTTTTCTTCCTCTTAAGCTTATGTCTGGTTCCACTGTTGTAccacacacgcgcgcacacacgcgcgcgcacacacacacacacacacacacacacacacacacacacacacacacacacacacacacacacacacaggaaaatgtAGTTCCACAGTGAATAACCCTTGATTACATCTGGAAGTCCTGCCACTGTCAGCCTGTAATCAAATTACGAGATATGTTGCAGCTACAAAGGAAAAATGATacagttaaatacactgtagaTAATCATGATCTGTATGGCTTAACATGGCCCATGGTAGCTAATATACTTAGGCTATAAATACATGTGGCATTAAATTACTCAGTGTACCTTTCCTTACAAATGAATGTGCATTACTCAAAAGAAAAATGCTGCAAACTACCTTCACATACACTGACGTGTACTGTACATATTGACTCTGGCTTTGTTGCTGCTACATGACAATCTTGTTATTGCTTTTTCCTTCTGACTGTCTCCATAATAAGTAGCTTAAATAAATCAGGTAGAACTACAGCCACGAATGGTCATCATGTTTCCCAACCGTGGGGGGAGAGGTTTTACGTCAAGGTAGCGCAGAGGGTAGCTGTATCATATGGTGTTGTGTGATCCTTGGCAGGTCACAATAGTTGAGTCACTGTGAGTAACAGGAGGAAGTTGCACCATGTTGTATTGCGAGGTGGTCTGAATATATACTTGTGTTAACAGGCCCAACAcgcaggagagaggagagattaCTTGAGTGACTCACCAAAATACAGTCACAAGATCAGTCAAGTGTACAAAGTCAGTAAAACTCACAAAGGTAGTCACTGAGTTTAGAACCCTCATTGCATTGCAGTTGAGGCAGTGAAGCATACACTCCTCATGCAAATGAGTTCCCTCACAGTTACTCCTTAATTCTTCTAAATAGGAATGGCTAAAGTCAGATTCCCATACTCTGCTTCTTCACAAGTGTACAGTGTTTCTATCATTTCCTCTTTCCCACACTGATGGAGCTGctgtcatttatatatttcataaaacacaggTCTGATCCATCAATATTTTGTCCGACAGTCTTTAAACATCAGCTGTTGTAGTCACACAGCAATCTATCTACacataaaaaaggtaaacaatgGTTTGATTGGTGTTGTGTTTATAGTCATCTGATTAATTTAAGTTGTAAACTTGCTGCTGAAAATGGGCACAACAGGACTGAATTTaagatgtcatttttatttcattcaaactTTTCACATATAGTGTTTACATCCTCACACCTTTCAGCCCTTAGGCCTCTATGGACATACAGCTCTGCAGTCATCTTTTGCTGgcattgttaaaatattttcccATGTTTACTGCACAGTATAAAACATCAGAAGAGGGTGCTACATTTGTTTAGACACAACTGTGTTAATGTGCAAGATGAAAAATGAGTATCAAACATAAACCTCTAGATTCTAAAATTTAAAATTCAAgtcaaattgcttttttttggcCACTGTCTTCAGCTACATTGACAAGGCATCACATACAGCAGAATTGAATGACACAAGAACAATTTTACATAGAtatgaaacctttttttgtcaTCAAGTATCCTGTATTGTACAAACAGTCTTGCTTTTTAAGAGGTCATTCCCCTCAGAAGAAACAGTCAACAATACACATCCTGATACAGAGAACCATTTACacaagaaaatagaaaaataatcattGAGCTTGAGTccttcattttttcattttttag
The Eleginops maclovinus isolate JMC-PN-2008 ecotype Puerto Natales chromosome 1, JC_Emac_rtc_rv5, whole genome shotgun sequence genome window above contains:
- the LOC134863614 gene encoding chymotrypsin-like elastase family member 2A, whose amino-acid sequence is MRRLVVFAFLVASAYGCGLPIFPPVLTRVVAGEDARPHSWPWQISLQSDSSGRWRHVCGGTLISSDWVLTAAHCFNDRYNYRVELGKHSLRSSEEGSIARRAATIISHEDYNTMLSRNDIALIKLSSPVTFSDTIMPACLPARGVVLPHGAPCYVSGWGRLSTSGPAADILQQALLPVVGQETCSQPDWWSVLATDKMVCAGGDGITAGCNGDSGGPLNCQNPDGSWVVHGAVSFGSGQGCNVLQKPTVFTKINSYIDWINTAMTHY
- the tmem51a gene encoding transmembrane protein 51a; translated protein: MRSSVDVPPSAVGRGGAGSNNSNNNNNNSSSENTGNSGSQYALCALGVGLVALGIVMIVWSVVPAETAGNSSSIDSGEESGMSGRKHKASSVAFVLVGSGVVMLLLSLCLGMRNKQREQLMLQEAQNHRVAAREQVERENAEEQAQRYAVPSYEEVVGSGQYPVSQSSLRPSPSQLPSYDDLVQVDGLQYEFEGSEVTPPGSQPATAPPAAASSSNRRAGKNSRKLLPIKIRRIKSEKLHMKNIDNSQPAAGFSIEPLTPPPQYEDKVPPI